The following coding sequences are from one Triticum dicoccoides isolate Atlit2015 ecotype Zavitan chromosome 4A, WEW_v2.0, whole genome shotgun sequence window:
- the LOC119286746 gene encoding glycerol-3-phosphate acyltransferase RAM2-like has protein sequence MAGTTTTTMTASPFPTVDKCASAGRGGDTVVADLDGTLLCGRSSFPYFAHMAFETGGVLRLLALLLLAPLAGLLYYLVSESAGIQVLIFASMAGAKVDDVEAVARAVLPKFYCSDLHPESWRVFSACGRRCVLTANPRIMVEAFLKDYVGAHLVLGTELLVCRGRATGLVRSPGVLVGHNKAAALRRAFGDAAPELGLGDRKTDYPFMRLCKEGYVVPPTPRLKPVPREDLPKPVIFHDGRIVQKPSPALALLTLLWIPIGFLLSCLRIAAGSLLPMRMVYHAFTALGVRVTVKGSPPPPASLETGQTGVLFICSHRTLLDPIFLSTALGRPITAVTYSVSRLSEMLSPIRTVRLTRDRAADAAMIRRLLKEGDLVICPEGTTCREPFLLRFSALFAELTDEIVPVAMENQMSMFHGTTARGWKGLDPFYFFMNPSPGYVVTFLNKLPHELTCKGGKTSHEVANYIQRLIASTLSYECTSFTRKDKYKALAGNDGSVVSKPNIDNKKKFMGS, from the exons ATGGCGGGCACGACCACGACGACGATGACGGCGTCGCCGTTCCCGACGGTGGACAAGTGCGCGTCGGCGGGCCGGGGCGGGGACACGGTGGTGGCCGACCTGGACGGCACGCTGCTGTGCGGCCGGAGCTCCTTCCCCTACTTCGCGCACATGGCCTTCGAGACCGGGGGCGTGCTCCGCCTCCTGGCGCTGCTCCTGCTGGCGCCGCTCGCGGGCCTGCTCTACTACCTCGTGTCCGAGTCCGCGGGGATCCAGGTGCTCATCTTCGCCTCCATGGCCGGCGCCAAGGTGGACGACGTCGAGGCCGTGGCCCGCGCCGTGCTGCCCAAGTTCTACTGCTCCGACCTCCACCCGGAGTCGTGGCGCGTcttctccgcctgcggccgccgctGCGTGCTCACCGCCAACCCCCGGATCATGGTCGAGGCCTTCCTCAAGGACTACGTCGGCGCCCACCTCGTGCTCGGCACCGAGCTCCTCGTCTGCCGCGGCCGGGCCACCGGCCTCGTCCGCTCCCCCGGCGTCCTCGTCGGCCACAACAAGGCCGCCGCGCTCCGCCGGGCCTTCGGCGACGCCGCGCCGGAGCTCGGCCTCGGCGACAGGAAGACCGACTACCCCTTCATGCGCCTCTGCAAGGAGGGGTACGTGGTGCCCCCGACGCCCAGGCTCAAGCCCGTGCCCAGGGAGGACCTGCCCAAGCCCGTCATCTTCCACGACGGCCGCATCGTGCAGAAGCCGTCGCCCGCGCTCGCGCTGCTCACCTTGCTCTGGATCCCCATCGGCTTCCTGCTCTCCTGCCTCCGCATCGCCGCCGGCTCCCTCCTGCCCATGCGCATGGTGTACCACGCCTTCACCGCGCTGGGGGTCCGCGTCACCGTCAAGGgcagcccgccgccgccggccagccTCGAGACCGGCCAGACCGGCGTGCTCTTCATCTGCTCCCACCGCACCCTCCTCGACCCCATCTTCCTCTCCACCGCCCTCGGCCGCCCCATCACCGCCGTCACCTACTCG GTGTCGCGGCTGTCGGAGATGCTGTCGCCGATCCGCACGGTGCGGCTGACGCGCGACCGGGCGGCGGACGCGGCCATGATCCGGCGCCTGCTCAAGGAGGGGGACCTGGTGATCTGCCCGGAGGGCACCACGTGCCGGGAGCCCTTCCTGCTGCGCTTCTCCGCGCTCTTCGCGGAGCTCACCGACGAGATCGTGCCGGTGGCCATGGAGAACCAGATGAGCATGTTCCACGGCACCACGGCGCGGGGGTGGAAGGGGCTCGACCCCTTCTACTTCTTCATGAACCCGAGCCCGGGCTACGTGGTCACCTTCCTCAACAAGCTGCCGCACGAGCTCACCTGCAAGGGCGGCAAgaccagccacgaggtggccaactACATCCAGAGGCTCATCGCCTCCACGCTCTCCTACGAGTGCACCAGCTTCACCAGGAAGGACAAGTACAAGGCGCTCGCCGGCAACGACGGCTCCGTCGTCTCCAAGCCAAACATCGACAACAAGAAGAAGTTCATGGGCTCCTAA